Proteins from a single region of Dysosmobacter acutus:
- a CDS encoding tryptophanase: MSQIKFMSGENIPLEMHKVRIVQKLYLPTVEQRRKNMEAAGNNTFLLQNKDVFIDMLTDSGVNAMSDNQQSAMLQADDAYAGSATFTRLESKLHELFGMDYYLPTHQGRAAENILAETYVKPGTVIPMNYHFTTTKAHITRLGGRVEELICDEGLESFNDYPFKGNFNVDKLRALIESEGAEKIPFVRLEAGTNLIGGQPLSLRNIKDVCAVCREYGILTVLDASLLQDNLYFIKQREEACKDMTIRQITREIADEMDILYFSARKLGFARGGGICIRSEAECLKMKELVPVYEGFLTYGGMSVREMEAITVGLEETMDEDVISQGPQFIRYMVDELHAAGVPVITPAGGLGCHIDVKQFLPHVPQEQYSAGALAAALYIAGGIRGMERGTMSEQREPDGSEHLAAMELVRLAVPRRVYTLSQVKYVIDRVKWLYENREIVGGLKFIEEPAVLRFFFGRLAPVSDWQEKLVAKFRSDFGDSL; the protein is encoded by the coding sequence ATGAGCCAGATCAAGTTTATGAGTGGGGAGAACATCCCCCTGGAGATGCATAAAGTCCGGATTGTCCAGAAGCTGTACCTGCCCACTGTGGAGCAGCGCCGGAAAAATATGGAGGCGGCGGGCAACAACACCTTTTTGCTGCAAAATAAAGATGTGTTCATCGACATGCTCACCGACAGCGGCGTCAACGCCATGAGCGACAACCAGCAATCGGCCATGCTGCAGGCCGACGACGCCTATGCCGGCTCCGCCACCTTCACCCGGCTGGAGAGTAAGCTCCATGAGCTCTTCGGCATGGACTACTATCTGCCCACCCACCAGGGCCGGGCGGCGGAAAACATCCTGGCGGAAACCTATGTGAAGCCCGGCACCGTGATTCCCATGAACTATCACTTCACCACCACCAAGGCCCACATCACCCGCCTGGGGGGCAGAGTGGAGGAGCTGATCTGCGACGAGGGTCTGGAATCCTTCAACGACTATCCCTTCAAGGGCAATTTCAATGTGGACAAGCTCCGCGCGCTCATCGAGTCCGAGGGGGCGGAGAAGATCCCCTTTGTCCGCCTTGAGGCGGGAACCAACCTCATCGGAGGCCAGCCCCTGTCTCTGCGGAACATCAAGGACGTGTGCGCCGTGTGCCGGGAGTATGGGATTCTCACGGTGCTGGACGCAAGCCTCCTTCAGGACAACCTCTATTTTATCAAGCAGCGGGAGGAGGCCTGCAAGGACATGACCATCCGCCAGATCACCCGGGAGATCGCGGATGAGATGGACATCCTCTATTTCTCCGCCCGGAAATTGGGCTTTGCCCGGGGCGGCGGCATCTGCATCCGCAGCGAGGCGGAGTGCCTGAAAATGAAAGAGCTGGTCCCCGTGTACGAGGGGTTTTTGACCTACGGCGGCATGTCCGTCCGGGAGATGGAGGCCATCACCGTGGGCTTGGAGGAGACCATGGACGAGGACGTCATCTCCCAGGGTCCCCAGTTCATCCGCTATATGGTGGATGAGCTGCACGCGGCGGGCGTGCCGGTCATCACTCCGGCCGGAGGCCTTGGCTGCCACATCGACGTAAAGCAGTTCCTTCCCCATGTGCCCCAGGAGCAGTACTCCGCCGGAGCCCTGGCGGCGGCGCTGTACATTGCCGGCGGCATCCGGGGCATGGAGCGCGGCACCATGTCCGAGCAGCGGGAGCCGGACGGGTCCGAGCATCTGGCGGCCATGGAGCTGGTGCGGCTGGCGGTGCCCCGCCGGGTGTACACCCTCTCCCAGGTGAAGTATGTCATCGACCGGGTGAAGTGGCTGTATGAAAACCGGGAGATCGTAGGCGGACTGAAGTTCATTGAGGAGCCCGCGGTGCTGCGCTTCTTCTTTGGCCGGCTTGCACCCGTGTCCGACTGGCAGGAGAAACTGGTGGCCAAGTTCCGCTCCGATTTCGGAGACAGCCTGTAA